A window of Fragaria vesca subsp. vesca linkage group LG7, FraVesHawaii_1.0, whole genome shotgun sequence contains these coding sequences:
- the LOC101293630 gene encoding probable polyamine oxidase 5-like, with protein sequence MVAKKPRIVVIGAGMAGVTAANKLYTSGCEDLFELIVVEGGTRIGGRINTSEFGGDRIEMGATWIHGIGGSPLHKIAQEIKALESEQPWECMDGSSDEAKTIAEGGFEVSPNVVDPITSLYKNLMDYAQGKKVEYMKLGDEAASDDGGAGKLSVGSFLRKGLDAYWVSNKSKEEVNGCGEWSRKTLEDAVFAMYESTQRTYTSAGDLLTLDYNAESEYRMFPGEEITIAKGYLSIVQSLASVLPPDVIQLGKRVTKVEWKAEATHLGVDQNGYDSRPVKLHFSDGSVLLADHVIVTVSLGVLKAATQQDSGMFSPPLPCFKADAISRLGFGVVNKLFLQLSSTHVTKGQDFSKFPFLQMVFHREDSEFRLKKIPWWMRKTASVCPLYHNSSVLLSWFAGKEALELESLKDEEIVNGVTATISSFLSKPHKKEENSHSHLGNGHVNHDEENSRVKFSKVLKSQWGSDPLFLGSYSYVAVGSSGEDLDILAEPLPKLSNCDEAASATSTSSLQILFAGEATHRTHYSTTHGAYFSGLREANRLLQYYNHHVGV encoded by the coding sequence ATGGTGGCCAAGAAACCAAGAATTGTTGTCATTGGGGCAGGAATGGCTGGTGTTACAGCAGCTAACAAGCTTTACACTTCTGGGTGTGAGGACTTGTTTGAGCTCATTGTTGTGGAAGGTGGGACTAGAATTGGAGGCAGAATAAACACTTCAGAGTTTGGTGGTGACCGGATTGAGATGGGTGCTACTTGGATCCATGGCATTGGAGGCAGCCCTCTTCACAAAATAGCTCAAGAAATCAAGGCCCTTGAGTCCGAGCAGCCATGGGAGTGCATGGACGGGTCATCAGACGAAGCCAAGACCATTGCTGAAGGTGGGTTCGAGGTGAGTCCGAATGTGGTGGATCCAATTACTAGTTTGTATAAGAATCTGATGGATTATGCTCAGGGGAAGAAGGTTGAGTATATGAAGCTTGGAGATGAAGCTGCTTCTGACGATGGTGGTGCAGGGAAGCTTAGTGTTGGTTCGTTTCTTCGAAAAGGGCTGGATGCTTATTGGGTTTCGAACAAGAGCAAGGAGGAGGTGAATGGTTGTGGTGAATGGAGCAGAAAGACGCTAGAAGATGCGGTTTTTGCAATGTATGAGAGCACCCAGAGGACTTATACTTCAGCTGGTGACTTGTTGACTCTGGATTATAATGCAGAAAGCGAGTACAGGATGTTCCCAGGTGAAGAAATCACCATTGCTAAAGGTTACTTGAGCATTGTTCAGTCCCTAGCCTCTGTTTTACCACCTGATGTGATCCAACTAGGCAAAAGGGTCACCAAGGTTGAATGGAAGGCAGAGGCTACTCATTTAGGTGTGGATCAAAATGGCTATGATTCAAGGCCTGTGAAGCTACACTTTAGTGATGGGTCAGTTTTGCTGGCTGATCATGTTATTGTTACTGTTTCTTTGGGGGTACTTAAAGCTGCAACACAGCAAGATTCAGGTATGTTCAGTCCTCCCTTGCCTTGTTTCAAGGCTGATGCAATATCAAGGCTTGGTTTTGGTGTTGTTAACAAGCTGTTTCTGCAACTGAGCTCCACCCATGTTACAAAAGGCCAGGATTTCAGCAAGTTTCCATTTTTGCAAATGGTGTTTCACAGAGAAGACTCAGAGTTCAGGCTTAAGAAGATTCCATGGTGGATGAGGAAGACAGCTTCAGTTTGTCCACTGTATCACAATTCCAGTGTACTATTGTCTTGGTTTGCAGGGAAAGAAGCACTTGAGCTTGAATCACTCAAAGATGAAGAGATCGTCAATGGAGTCACAGCAACAATCTCTAGCTTTCTATCAAAACCCCACAAGAAAGAGGAGAATTCTCATTCCCATTTGGGCAACGGGCATGTGAACCATGATGAGGAAAACTCTAGAGTGAAATTTTCCAAGGTGTTGAAAAGTCAATGGGGTAGTGATCCTTTGTTTCTTGGATCCTACTCTTATGTTGCTGTTGGATCAAGTGGTGAGGATTTGGACATCCTGGCAGAGCCATTGCCAAAGTTAAGCAATTGTGATGAGGCTGCTAGTGCTACTTCAACTTCTTCACTTCAAATTCTGTTTGCAGGGGAAGCAACACACAGAACTCACTATTCCACAACCCATGGAGCTTACTTTAGTGGTCTTAGAGAAGCCAATAGGCTTCTCCAATATTACAACCACCATGTTGGGGTTTAG
- the LOC101293925 gene encoding polyamine oxidase 1-like: protein MDSPHRSSVIIIGAGVSGLSAAKRLIENGVEDVVILEASDRIGGRIRKQEFGGVSVELGAGWIVGVGGEQLNPVWELAEKTNLRTCLSDYSNARFNIYDRSGNLIPSGVAADSYKKAVDSAIEELRKLEADGGDVSKVTEPPSTQKTPIELAIDFTLHDFEMAEVEPIATYKDFGGQEFLVADERGYEHLLYKMADDFLFTCEEKILDSRLSLNKVVRELKHSRDGVTVMTEDGCFYQANYVILSASIGVLQSDLISFTPPLPKWKTEAIEKLDVMVYTKIFLKFPRKFWPCGPGKEFFIYAHERRGYYTFWQHMENAYPGSNILVVTLTNGESKRVEAQCDEETVKEAMGVLRDIFGPNIPEATDILVPRWWNNRFQRGSYSNYPIISNHRVVRDIKAPVGCIFFTGEHTSEKYSGYVHGAYLTGIDTANALLEEMGRQEERSSENKTSLSKPELALTSSLNLTQKDAVSNLKCDVPTQLYLGSKQPKLY from the exons ATGGACTCTCCTCATCGCTCCTCCGTCATCATAATCGGAGCTGGAGTCTCCG GCCTATCCGCGGCGAAGCGGTTGATCGAGAACGGCGTAGAGGACGTGGTGATTCTCGAAGCTTCGGACCGCATCGGCGGAAGGATCCGAAAACAAGAATTCGGAGGCGTCTCGGTGGAGCTCGGCGCAGGTTGGATCGTCGGAGTCGGCGGAGAACAGCTTAATCCGGTTTGGGAGCTCGCCGAGAAGACGAACCTCCGGACTTGCCTCTCCGATTACAGTAATGCTCGCTTCAACATCTACGATCGCAG CGGGAATCTTATACCGAGTGGAGTCGCAGCGGACTCTTACAAGAAGGCGGTGGACTCGGCGATCGAGGAGCTGAGGAAGCTGGAAGCGGACGGCGGCGACGTCTCTAAAGTTACCGAGCCGCCTTC TACGCAGAAAACGCCGATAGAGCTGGCTATTGATTTCACCCTGCACGATTTCGAGATGGCAG AAGTTGAACCCATAGCAACCTATAAAGATTTCGGAGGACAAGAATTTTTAGTTGCAGATGAAAGAGGGTACGAGCATTTGCTGTACAAAATGGCCGATGATTTTCTTTTTACCTGTGAGGAAAAAATCTTGGACAGTCGTCTCAGTCTTAATAAG GTTGTTCGGGAATTGAAGCACTCGAGGGACGGCGTTACGGTAATGACGGAGGATGGTTGCTTCTACCAAGCAAATTACGTGATTTTGTCAGCTAGCATTGGAGTCCTCCAAAGCGACCTTATTTCCTTCACTCCACCCTTGCCC AAATGGAAAACTGAGGCCATAGAGAAATTGGATGTGATGGTGTATACAAAGATCTTTCTCAAGTTCCCTCGTAAGTTCTGGCCATGTGGACCTGGGAAAGAGTTTTTCATCTATGCCCATGAGCGAAGAGGCTACTACACATTTTGGCAG CACATGGAAAATGCATATCCTGGATCCAATATCCTGGTCGTGACGTTGACAAACGGGGAATCAAAGCGTGTGGAAGCTCAGTGTGATGAGGAGACGGTGAAAGAAGCCATGGGGGTTCTTAGGGACATATTTGGACCCAACATTCCTGAAGCTACTGATATACTAGTTCCCCGCTGGTGGAACAATAGGTTTCAGCGTGGCAGCTATAGCAACTACCCGATAATCTCTAATCATCGAGTAGTTCGTGATATCAAG GCCCCAGTAGGCTGCATCTTCTTCACTGGAGAACATACAAGCGAAAAATATAGCGGCTATGTTCATGGTGCATACCTCACTG GGATCGACACTGCAAATGCTCTGCTTGAAGAAATGGGTAGGCAGGAGGAAAGGAGTAGCGAGAATAAAACGTCGTTGTCAAAACCCGAGCTAGCATTAACTAGTTCACTAAATTTGACACAAAAAGATGCTGTATCGAATCTAAAATGCGATGTTCCTACACAGTTATATCTTGGCTCTAAACAACCCAAGTTATATTAG